A stretch of the Sphingomonas sp. CL5.1 genome encodes the following:
- the trbF gene encoding conjugal transfer protein TrbF, which yields MFRRPSVRYGTTPAPVTPYQRAAQLWDDRIGSARVQAKNWRLAFFGCLALSGGLAGGLVWQAARGHITPWVVEVDKLGEARAVAPAEAGYQPTDAQVAWHLALFIEDVRTIPADPIVLRQNWLRAYDFATEKGAQVLNDYARNNDPFALVGKVQVAVDVSSVIRASPTSFRVAWTERRYQDGSLTETSRWSAIVTVVNQTPRTADGLRKNPLGIFVDALNWSKELSQ from the coding sequence ATGTTTCGACGACCATCCGTGCGCTATGGCACCACACCCGCGCCGGTGACGCCCTATCAACGTGCGGCCCAACTATGGGATGATCGCATCGGGTCCGCGCGCGTACAGGCCAAAAACTGGCGACTCGCCTTCTTCGGCTGCCTCGCCCTGTCGGGCGGCCTTGCCGGCGGCCTCGTCTGGCAGGCCGCGCGCGGGCATATCACGCCCTGGGTGGTCGAGGTGGACAAGCTCGGCGAGGCACGCGCCGTCGCACCGGCCGAAGCCGGCTATCAGCCGACCGATGCCCAGGTCGCCTGGCACCTTGCGCTTTTCATCGAGGATGTGCGCACCATTCCTGCCGATCCGATCGTGCTGCGGCAGAACTGGCTCCGCGCCTATGATTTCGCGACCGAGAAAGGCGCGCAGGTGCTCAATGACTATGCGCGCAACAACGATCCGTTCGCGCTGGTCGGCAAGGTCCAGGTCGCCGTCGACGTTTCCAGCGTGATCCGGGCCTCGCCGACCAGCTTCCGGGTCGCCTGGACCGAACGGCGCTATCAGGATGGATCGCTCACCGAAACCTCGCGCTGGTCGGCGATCGTGACCGTCGTGAACCAGACCCCGCGCACAGCCGACGGACTCCGCAAGAACCCGCTCGGCATCTTCGTGGACGCCCTCAACTGGTCAAAGGAACTCAGCCAATGA
- the trbL gene encoding P-type conjugative transfer protein TrbL: MNGTGIVDNFLGIFSSYIDSGFGLLGGEVAFLSTTLIVIDVTIVGLFWAWGADEDVLQRLIKKTLYIGTFAFIIGNFATLATILFNSFAGLGLKAGGGTLTLDAFMRPSSVAAAGIDAAKPLLEAAGQFSSLWAFFANATLIAVLLIGWVLVILAFFCMAAQIFLILIEFKLVTLIGFVLLPFAFYNRTAFMAERVLGHIVSSGIKVLTLGVITSIGTTLFSQFLTLAPGTEPTAEQVLALILAALVFGGLSIFGPSIANGIVSGGPQLGAGAAAGTVLAAGATIAGGAAVAGLAGGAAAGALSAVASGGARAAGSASATYSAGAADRSGASAVAGGLSSVGKAAVQGAMSPLRRAVDAAKQNFAAGRAGSPTPAGGPEDGGQPAWAKAMKRRQAITHGAGIASQTLKSGDSHGGGAGPDISEKD, from the coding sequence ATGAATGGCACCGGGATCGTCGACAATTTCCTCGGAATATTCTCCAGCTACATCGACAGCGGCTTCGGCCTGCTCGGCGGCGAGGTCGCGTTCCTCTCCACGACGCTGATCGTGATCGACGTGACGATCGTTGGGCTGTTCTGGGCCTGGGGCGCGGACGAGGACGTGTTGCAGCGCCTTATCAAGAAGACGCTCTATATCGGCACCTTCGCCTTCATCATCGGCAACTTCGCGACGCTGGCGACGATCCTGTTCAACAGCTTCGCCGGCCTTGGCCTCAAGGCGGGCGGCGGCACGCTCACGCTCGACGCCTTCATGCGGCCGAGCAGCGTCGCGGCGGCCGGCATCGACGCGGCGAAACCGCTCCTCGAGGCGGCGGGTCAGTTTTCCAGCCTGTGGGCGTTCTTCGCCAACGCCACGCTGATCGCGGTGCTGCTGATCGGCTGGGTGCTCGTCATCCTCGCCTTCTTCTGCATGGCCGCGCAGATCTTCCTCATCCTGATCGAGTTCAAGCTGGTGACGCTGATCGGGTTCGTCCTTCTCCCCTTCGCTTTCTACAATCGCACCGCATTCATGGCCGAGCGGGTGCTGGGGCACATCGTCTCCAGCGGCATCAAGGTGCTGACGCTCGGCGTCATCACCAGCATCGGCACGACCTTGTTCAGCCAGTTCCTGACGCTTGCGCCCGGCACCGAGCCGACCGCCGAACAGGTGCTGGCGCTGATCCTCGCCGCGCTGGTCTTTGGCGGGCTTTCGATCTTCGGGCCGAGCATCGCCAATGGTATCGTGTCGGGTGGTCCCCAACTCGGCGCAGGCGCGGCGGCCGGCACGGTGCTTGCCGCGGGCGCGACGATTGCGGGCGGCGCGGCGGTCGCCGGTCTCGCCGGCGGGGCAGCAGCCGGGGCACTCTCCGCCGTCGCCTCGGGCGGCGCCCGCGCCGCCGGCAGCGCATCTGCCACCTATAGCGCCGGGGCGGCTGACCGAAGCGGTGCCTCCGCCGTCGCCGGTGGACTTTCCTCAGTCGGCAAGGCGGCGGTGCAGGGTGCGATGTCGCCGCTCCGGCGCGCGGTGGATGCCGCGAAGCAGAACTTCGCCGCCGGCCGCGCCGGTTCTCCGACCCCCGCAGGCGGCCCCGAAGACGGCGGTCAGCCAGCCTGGGCCAAAGCGATGAAGCGCCGCCAAGCCATCACCCATGGTGCCGGCATCGCCAGCCAGACCCTCAAGAGCGGCGACAGCCACGGTGGCGGCGCCGGTCCTGATATTTCCGAAAAGGATTGA
- the trbK-alt gene encoding putative entry exclusion protein TrbK-alt, with the protein MSQTSSRNAKIAGVAALAGTMVAVAIVAATRAPAPSPTLPVAMRGNPLPTRLAQELDRCSTLTMPDAGCEAAWAENRRRFFGQPRSESAAR; encoded by the coding sequence ATGTCCCAGACCTCCTCACGCAACGCGAAGATCGCCGGCGTCGCGGCGCTCGCGGGTACGATGGTGGCGGTGGCGATCGTCGCCGCCACCCGAGCGCCTGCCCCTTCGCCGACGCTGCCGGTCGCGATGCGCGGGAATCCGCTCCCGACCCGGCTCGCCCAGGAACTGGATCGTTGCTCCACCCTCACCATGCCCGACGCAGGTTGCGAGGCGGCATGGGCAGAGAACCGGCGCCGCTTCTTCGGCCAGCCGCGTTCGGAAAGCGCCGCACGATGA
- the trbJ gene encoding P-type conjugative transfer protein TrbJ, with translation MTRSSFRRAVTVSALLAATIAPALAPAPAWAQFGGIVYDPTNYAQNVLTAARSLQQINNQIQQIQQQATSLINQARNLASLPFSSLQQLQQQVQRTQQLLGQAQRIAYDVQNIQQAFTGRYKGAALSGSNAEMVANANARWEDSVGAFEDALKVQAGVVGNIDGTRTSMDSLVTASQSATGALQATQAGNQLLALQSQQLADMSAMIAAQGRAQALEAARQTAEEAEGRARFRRFIGN, from the coding sequence ATGACCCGATCTTCATTTCGCCGTGCCGTGACCGTGAGCGCCTTGCTCGCGGCGACGATCGCGCCCGCACTCGCTCCCGCGCCGGCCTGGGCGCAGTTCGGCGGGATCGTCTATGATCCGACCAATTATGCCCAGAACGTCCTGACCGCCGCACGGTCGCTGCAACAGATCAACAACCAGATCCAGCAGATCCAGCAGCAGGCGACCAGCCTGATCAACCAGGCGCGCAATCTGGCGTCGCTGCCGTTCAGCTCGCTCCAGCAACTCCAGCAGCAGGTGCAGCGCACCCAGCAATTGCTCGGCCAGGCGCAGCGCATCGCTTATGATGTCCAGAACATCCAGCAGGCGTTCACCGGCCGATACAAGGGCGCGGCGCTCAGCGGCAGCAATGCCGAGATGGTCGCGAACGCCAATGCGCGCTGGGAGGACAGCGTCGGCGCGTTCGAGGATGCGCTCAAGGTACAGGCCGGTGTGGTCGGCAATATCGATGGCACCCGCACCTCGATGGACAGCCTCGTCACCGCCAGCCAGTCGGCGACGGGCGCGCTCCAGGCGACGCAGGCCGGCAACCAGCTCCTCGCGCTGCAATCGCAGCAGCTCGCCGACATGAGCGCGATGATCGCCGCACAGGGCCGCGCGCAGGCACTGGAGGCGGCGCGCCAGACGGCCGAGGAGGCGGAAGGCCGTGCCCGCTTCCGCCGCTTCATCGGCAATTAG
- the trbE gene encoding conjugal transfer protein TrbE: MMSLAEYRTRAACLADFLPWVALVAPGIVLNKDGSFQRTAAFRGPDLDSATLAELVAVTARLNNALRRLGSGWAVFVEAQRVPANDYPASTFPDPVSALVDMERRAQFREESAHFESAYYLTLLWMPPAEEAARAEGWLYEGKSSTGVDPHELLRGFADRTDRLLHLVEGFMPEARWLDDTETLTYLHSCVSTRRQKVRVPETPIYLDALLADEGLSGGLEPKLGDHHLRTLTITGFPSATFPGLLDELNRQPFGYRWSTRAIMLDKTDATKLLTRIRRQWFAKRKSVAAILKEVMTNEASVLLDSDASNKAADADAALQELGSDQAGIAYVTATITVWDTDPTLAAEKLRLVEKVVQGRDFTCTVESMNAIEAWLGSLPGHVYANVRQPPVSTLNLAHLIPLSAVWAGAERDEHFGDAPLLYGKTEGSTPFRFSLHVGDVGHTLIVGPTGAGKSVLLAMMAMQFRRYAGAQIFAFDFGGSIRAATIAMGGDWQDLGSALHGSDRAQRATGEDAASSGSAAVALQPLARIDDHGERAWATEWLNAILVGEGILIDPQVKDHLWSALTSLASAPVQERTLTGLSVLLQDQMLKQALAPYCVGGPWGHLLDAEAERLGEADVQAFETEGLVGTAAAAAVLSYLFHRIEARLDGSPTLIIIDEGWLALVNPIFAAQIREWLKTLRKKNASVIFATQSLADIDNSAIAPAIIESCLTRIFLPNERAMEPQIQAIYTRFGLNARQIEILSRATPKRDYYCQSRRGNRLFELGLGEVALAFAAASSRADQAAISDIVNAHGPDGFAAEWLRHRDCGWAVELLRPEPSLH, from the coding sequence ATGATGTCGCTCGCCGAATATCGGACCAGGGCCGCCTGCCTTGCCGATTTCCTGCCTTGGGTCGCGCTGGTGGCGCCGGGGATCGTCCTCAACAAGGACGGCAGCTTCCAGCGCACCGCCGCGTTTCGCGGTCCGGACCTCGACAGCGCGACACTGGCCGAGCTGGTCGCGGTCACGGCGCGGCTCAACAATGCCCTGCGCCGTCTGGGCTCGGGTTGGGCGGTGTTCGTCGAGGCGCAGCGCGTGCCCGCAAACGATTATCCGGCCAGCACCTTTCCCGACCCCGTCTCGGCGCTGGTGGACATGGAGCGCCGCGCGCAGTTCCGCGAGGAGAGCGCGCATTTCGAGAGCGCCTATTATCTCACTCTGCTCTGGATGCCGCCCGCCGAGGAGGCCGCGCGCGCCGAAGGCTGGCTCTATGAGGGGAAGTCGTCGACCGGCGTCGATCCGCACGAATTGCTGCGCGGGTTTGCCGATCGCACCGACCGCCTGCTCCATCTGGTCGAAGGCTTCATGCCCGAGGCGCGCTGGCTCGATGACACGGAGACGCTGACCTACCTCCATTCGTGCGTGTCGACGCGCCGGCAGAAGGTGCGCGTGCCCGAGACGCCGATCTATCTCGATGCGCTGCTCGCCGACGAGGGCCTGTCGGGCGGTCTCGAACCGAAGCTTGGCGACCATCATCTGCGCACCCTGACGATCACCGGATTCCCGAGCGCCACCTTTCCGGGCCTGCTCGACGAACTCAACCGTCAACCGTTCGGCTATCGCTGGTCGACCCGCGCGATCATGCTCGACAAGACCGACGCGACCAAGCTCCTCACCCGCATCCGGCGGCAATGGTTCGCCAAGCGCAAGTCGGTCGCCGCGATCCTCAAGGAGGTGATGACCAACGAAGCGTCGGTGCTGCTCGATTCCGACGCCTCCAACAAGGCGGCCGATGCCGACGCCGCCTTGCAGGAACTCGGCTCCGACCAGGCGGGCATCGCCTATGTCACCGCGACGATCACGGTCTGGGACACCGACCCGACGCTGGCGGCCGAGAAGCTGCGATTGGTCGAGAAGGTCGTCCAGGGCCGCGACTTCACCTGCACCGTCGAAAGCATGAACGCGATCGAGGCATGGCTCGGGAGCCTGCCCGGCCACGTCTATGCCAATGTCCGGCAACCGCCGGTCTCCACGCTCAATCTCGCCCACCTGATCCCTCTGTCAGCGGTGTGGGCGGGGGCGGAACGGGACGAGCATTTCGGTGACGCCCCCTTGCTGTACGGCAAGACCGAAGGCTCGACCCCGTTCCGCTTTTCCCTTCATGTCGGCGACGTCGGCCATACGTTGATCGTCGGCCCGACCGGCGCCGGCAAATCGGTCCTGCTCGCGATGATGGCGATGCAGTTCCGGCGATACGCCGGCGCGCAGATCTTCGCGTTCGATTTCGGCGGATCGATCCGCGCGGCGACGATCGCGATGGGCGGCGACTGGCAGGATCTCGGGAGCGCGCTCCACGGCAGCGATCGCGCGCAGCGTGCCACAGGCGAAGATGCAGCATCGTCCGGCTCGGCCGCGGTCGCCCTGCAGCCGCTTGCCCGGATCGATGATCACGGCGAGCGCGCCTGGGCGACCGAATGGCTGAACGCCATCCTCGTCGGCGAAGGCATCCTGATCGACCCGCAGGTCAAGGACCATCTCTGGTCCGCCCTTACATCGCTCGCATCGGCCCCCGTGCAGGAGCGGACGCTGACGGGCCTGTCGGTGCTCCTTCAGGATCAGATGCTCAAGCAGGCACTGGCGCCTTACTGCGTCGGCGGTCCATGGGGTCATCTGCTCGATGCCGAGGCCGAGCGGCTCGGCGAGGCCGACGTGCAGGCGTTCGAAACCGAGGGCCTCGTCGGCACGGCAGCCGCGGCCGCCGTCCTGTCCTACCTCTTCCATCGGATCGAAGCGCGGCTCGACGGTTCTCCCACGCTCATCATCATCGACGAGGGCTGGTTGGCGCTGGTCAACCCGATCTTCGCCGCGCAGATCCGGGAGTGGCTCAAAACATTGCGGAAAAAGAACGCGAGCGTGATCTTCGCGACCCAGAGCCTCGCCGACATCGATAACAGCGCGATCGCCCCGGCGATCATCGAAAGCTGCCTGACGCGAATCTTCCTGCCCAACGAGCGAGCGATGGAGCCGCAGATCCAGGCGATCTACACGCGGTTCGGCCTCAACGCACGGCAGATCGAGATCCTCAGCCGGGCAACGCCGAAACGCGATTATTATTGCCAGTCCCGGCGCGGCAATCGCCTGTTCGAGCTGGGGTTGGGCGAGGTGGCGCTGGCCTTTGCCGCTGCCTCCTCCCGCGCCGACCAGGCCGCGATCTCCGATATCGTCAACGCCCACGGTCCGGACGGCTTCGCCGCCGAATGGCTGCGCCATCGCGACTGCGGATGGGCGGTCGAGCTGCTTCGTCCGGAACCCAGCCTTCACTAG
- a CDS encoding VirB3 family type IV secretion system protein: MIGDEPVPGFFAPVHRALSEPILLGGAPRALAIVNGTLAGAIGLGLRLWIAGIVIWGIGHALSVWAARRDPQFVDVARRHLRYPTWMRP, encoded by the coding sequence ATGATCGGCGATGAGCCTGTTCCCGGCTTTTTCGCGCCGGTCCATCGCGCGCTCAGCGAGCCGATTCTGCTGGGCGGCGCGCCGCGCGCGCTGGCGATCGTCAACGGCACGCTCGCCGGCGCGATCGGGCTCGGCTTGCGCTTGTGGATCGCGGGCATCGTGATCTGGGGGATCGGCCATGCCTTGTCGGTATGGGCGGCACGACGCGATCCGCAATTCGTCGACGTCGCCCGGCGTCATCTCCGCTATCCGACGTGGATGCGGCCATGA
- a CDS encoding TrbC/VirB2 family protein translates to MLDSLRHARTRASGALLLLTTAVMASPAHASGSSMPWEAPLQSILQSIEGPVAKIVAVIIIIVTGLSLAFGDTSGGFRRLIQIVFGLSIAFAASSFFLSFFSFGGGALI, encoded by the coding sequence ATGCTCGATTCACTTCGCCATGCCCGGACCAGGGCGAGCGGCGCGCTGCTGCTTCTCACCACGGCGGTCATGGCCAGCCCCGCGCACGCCTCCGGTTCATCGATGCCGTGGGAAGCCCCTCTTCAGAGCATCCTGCAATCGATCGAGGGTCCCGTCGCCAAGATCGTCGCGGTGATCATCATCATCGTCACCGGCCTGAGCCTCGCGTTCGGCGATACGTCGGGCGGCTTCCGCCGGCTGATCCAGATCGTGTTCGGCCTGTCGATCGCCTTCGCCGCGTCGAGCTTCTTCTTGTCGTTTTTCTCGTTCGGCGGCGGGGCGCTGATCTGA
- the trbB gene encoding P-type conjugative transfer ATPase TrbB, with product MLAQPIRSEASARGARMLRTAMGAAIAEWLADPAVIEVMLNPDGRLWVDRLGEGISDTGKSISPADGERIVRLVAHHVGAEIHARSPRVSAELPETGERFEGLIPPVVTAPTFAIRKPAVAVFSLDDYVDAAIMSRSHATILRDAVAERQNILVAGGTGTGKTTLTNALLAEIARTNDRVVLIEDTRELQCAAPNLVAMRTKDGVASLSDLVRSSLRLRPDRIPIGEVRGAEALDLLKAWGTGHPGGVGTIHAGTAIGALRRMEQLIQEAVVTVPRALLAETIDLIAVLVRDGHGRRLAELARVEGLDPATGDFCLTPLPSTGDLK from the coding sequence ATGCTCGCACAACCGATCCGATCCGAAGCCAGCGCGCGCGGTGCGCGGATGCTGCGGACTGCGATGGGCGCTGCGATCGCCGAATGGCTCGCCGACCCAGCGGTCATAGAGGTGATGCTCAATCCGGACGGCCGTCTGTGGGTCGATCGGCTGGGCGAGGGAATCAGCGACACCGGAAAATCCATATCACCGGCCGATGGCGAACGCATCGTCCGGCTGGTCGCGCACCATGTCGGCGCCGAGATCCATGCCCGGAGTCCGCGCGTGTCCGCGGAGCTGCCCGAAACCGGCGAACGGTTCGAAGGCCTGATCCCGCCGGTCGTGACGGCCCCCACGTTCGCGATCCGCAAGCCTGCCGTCGCCGTCTTCTCGCTCGACGATTATGTCGATGCCGCGATCATGTCGCGGTCGCACGCGACGATCCTGCGCGACGCGGTCGCCGAGCGGCAGAACATCCTCGTTGCCGGCGGAACCGGGACCGGCAAGACGACGCTGACCAACGCGCTGCTCGCCGAGATCGCGCGAACCAACGATCGCGTCGTCCTGATCGAGGACACCCGCGAGCTGCAATGCGCCGCGCCGAACCTCGTCGCCATGCGAACCAAGGATGGCGTCGCGTCGCTCTCCGACCTTGTGCGCTCGTCGCTGCGACTGCGCCCCGACCGCATCCCGATCGGCGAGGTGCGCGGCGCCGAGGCGCTCGACCTTCTGAAGGCGTGGGGCACCGGCCATCCGGGAGGCGTCGGCACGATCCATGCCGGGACCGCGATCGGCGCGCTGCGGCGCATGGAGCAGCTCATCCAGGAAGCCGTCGTGACCGTACCGCGCGCGCTGCTCGCCGAAACGATCGACCTGATCGCGGTGCTGGTGCGCGACGGCCACGGACGCCGGCTTGCCGAACTCGCCCGCGTCGAAGGCCTCGATCCCGCCACCGGCGACTTCTGTCTCACCCCCCTGCCCTCAACCGGAGATTTGAAATGA
- a CDS encoding AraC family transcriptional regulator, translating into MSTIACLLHLTCLRGKADSPNGTGQETSSTELLPMSNMKMDFRQPPDWLANHFSFFYHFRQDDDRFEAVDRADYGQFRFILRGRNARYRFVDGFEQAMPDIYIMGPTTGSSILSCDGAAEAIGVGLMPHGWAALVPMDASAAANRLFDAKGLFGNIVVEVYEKLRDTQDFDARVAILEEMLVTLMTRQKPVYHAFVSQVNDWLAGAAAPDINDLLELTGLSLRQVQRGCNRYFGSPPKVLTRKYRALRAAVAMMHRDPDLDELLVDGFYDQSHLNREIKHFTGMTPHVFAEHPTELNREIAKRIALERQNPIRRNGVIT; encoded by the coding sequence TTGTCGACGATCGCGTGTCTGCTTCACTTGACATGTTTGCGAGGAAAGGCAGATTCCCCTAACGGAACAGGACAAGAAACTTCGTCGACTGAGCTGCTTCCCATGTCGAACATGAAGATGGATTTCCGCCAGCCGCCTGACTGGCTGGCCAATCATTTCTCGTTTTTCTATCATTTTCGGCAAGACGACGATCGTTTTGAGGCAGTCGACCGCGCCGATTATGGGCAGTTCCGCTTCATTCTGCGCGGTCGCAACGCGCGTTATCGTTTTGTCGACGGGTTCGAGCAGGCAATGCCGGACATCTACATCATGGGGCCAACGACCGGATCATCAATCCTGAGCTGCGATGGCGCGGCCGAGGCGATCGGCGTCGGGCTGATGCCGCACGGCTGGGCGGCGCTGGTCCCGATGGACGCCTCGGCTGCGGCGAACCGATTGTTCGACGCGAAGGGTCTTTTCGGGAATATCGTCGTCGAGGTTTACGAGAAACTGCGTGACACGCAGGATTTCGATGCACGCGTCGCGATTCTCGAGGAGATGCTGGTCACGCTGATGACGCGGCAGAAACCGGTGTATCATGCGTTCGTCAGTCAGGTGAATGATTGGCTCGCCGGCGCCGCCGCGCCGGACATCAACGATTTGCTCGAACTGACCGGCTTGTCGTTGCGGCAGGTCCAGCGCGGCTGCAACCGCTATTTCGGTTCGCCGCCCAAGGTCCTGACCCGCAAATACAGGGCGCTGCGCGCAGCGGTGGCGATGATGCATCGCGACCCCGATCTCGACGAACTGCTTGTCGACGGATTCTACGACCAGTCGCACTTGAACCGGGAAATCAAGCATTTCACCGGAATGACCCCGCATGTCTTCGCCGAACATCCGACCGAACTGAACCGCGAGATCGCCAAGCGCATTGCGCTGGAACGGCAGAACCCGATCAGGCGCAATGGCGTGATCACCTGA
- a CDS encoding DUF5710 domain-containing protein, with amino-acid sequence MVWTPMRPSAKVSSMTAIPLCVPFARKDEARHAGARWDREQRVWTCEVGLLRSDAYAGLRPFVPRMYRPELEPPYIRPWMVPQTSWGKNLRALLSKDEWDVVRKHAYETAGHRCRVCGGRGPQWPVEADEAWDYDDQTRTQTLKGVIALCPNCHHVRHWGKMTADDREEEVIAWVMRINRWTRTMAEDAAAFAFDQWDRRSRHEWNSDYSWVTRVHGFRPDEQGERRAEAANRELVEKATARADATERSTGMSFLHGEDYRASNNDPTIRMRSINRSSIRGLMKSLFGE; translated from the coding sequence ATGGTCTGGACGCCGATGCGCCCATCGGCGAAAGTGTCGTCGATGACGGCGATCCCTCTTTGCGTGCCCTTTGCCCGAAAGGATGAAGCGCGGCATGCCGGCGCCCGGTGGGACCGGGAGCAGCGGGTCTGGACCTGCGAGGTCGGTCTGCTGCGCAGCGACGCCTATGCGGGGCTGCGCCCGTTCGTGCCGCGCATGTATCGACCGGAGCTGGAGCCGCCTTACATCCGGCCGTGGATGGTGCCGCAAACCTCATGGGGCAAGAACCTGCGCGCGCTCCTGTCGAAGGACGAATGGGATGTCGTCCGCAAGCACGCATATGAAACCGCCGGTCATCGCTGTCGGGTCTGCGGCGGACGTGGACCGCAATGGCCGGTCGAGGCCGACGAAGCCTGGGACTATGACGACCAAACACGGACTCAGACTCTCAAGGGCGTGATCGCGCTGTGCCCCAACTGTCACCATGTCCGTCATTGGGGCAAGATGACGGCCGACGACCGCGAGGAAGAAGTCATCGCCTGGGTCATGCGCATCAATCGCTGGACGCGAACGATGGCTGAGGACGCCGCGGCGTTCGCTTTCGACCAGTGGGACCGCCGGTCCCGCCATGAATGGAACAGCGACTATAGCTGGGTCACCCGCGTCCACGGCTTCCGGCCTGACGAGCAGGGCGAGCGCCGCGCCGAGGCCGCCAATCGCGAGCTGGTGGAAAAAGCGACCGCGCGAGCCGATGCGACCGAGCGCAGCACCGGGATGAGCTTCCTCCATGGTGAAGATTATCGGGCCTCAAACAACGATCCGACGATCCGAATGCGGTCGATCAACAGATCCTCCATCCGTGGCTTGATGAAATCGCTGTTCGGCGAATAG
- a CDS encoding DUF3800 domain-containing protein produces MSFSDFIVYVDESGDHGLRNINREYPVFVLAFCICAKDAYQQTVVPAVQQLKLDFWGHDAVVLHSHEIRKSRGDFAILFDADVRARFIERLNGVMETADFTLIAAVIDKQRLVDRYAMPNDPYEIALGFCMERLQMFLAERGQVDRTTHLLIECRGRAEDDKLELEFRRIRDGDNRVGRMENLSIRFVDKKHNSPGLQLADLVAHPIGRHVIAPEQPNRAYEIVERKFRRNAGGGIDGYGLKVFPRP; encoded by the coding sequence ATGAGCTTCAGTGATTTCATCGTCTATGTCGACGAGAGCGGCGACCATGGGCTTCGGAACATCAATCGCGAGTATCCTGTCTTCGTGCTCGCGTTCTGTATCTGCGCGAAGGATGCCTATCAGCAGACGGTCGTGCCAGCGGTCCAGCAGCTCAAGCTTGATTTCTGGGGCCACGACGCCGTGGTGCTTCATAGTCACGAGATAAGGAAATCCCGGGGCGACTTTGCGATCCTCTTCGATGCCGATGTAAGGGCGCGTTTCATCGAACGGCTCAACGGGGTGATGGAAACGGCCGATTTCACATTGATAGCGGCGGTGATCGACAAGCAGCGGCTTGTAGATCGATATGCCATGCCCAACGACCCCTATGAAATTGCGCTCGGCTTCTGCATGGAGCGGTTGCAGATGTTCCTCGCCGAACGAGGTCAGGTCGACCGAACGACACATCTGCTGATCGAGTGTCGCGGCAGGGCAGAAGATGACAAGCTCGAGCTAGAGTTCCGGCGCATACGCGATGGCGATAACCGGGTCGGCAGAATGGAGAATCTCTCAATCCGATTTGTCGACAAGAAGCACAACTCACCTGGGTTGCAACTGGCCGATCTGGTGGCCCATCCGATCGGTCGCCATGTCATTGCCCCGGAGCAACCAAACCGCGCTTATGAGATCGTCGAGCGAAAGTTTCGCAGGAACGCTGGGGGCGGTATCGATGGCTACGGTCTGAAGGTTTTTCCGCGCCCCTGA